The following proteins come from a genomic window of Trifolium pratense cultivar HEN17-A07 linkage group LG4, ARS_RC_1.1, whole genome shotgun sequence:
- the LOC123923533 gene encoding serine/threonine receptor-like kinase NFP, with translation MVSSSIPDHTLFLAFMFFSATLMLLQLPQTNGTNFSYPLNSTPSYDTYVAYSAQSPNFLTLTSISDIFDTSPLSIARTSNIKDENMNLIPGQLLLIPITCGCSGNGNYSFANISHLIKQGESFYYLSTISYQNLTNWMTVEDSNPNLNPYMLTVGTKVIIPIFCSCPSKGIDLEYLITYIWKPNDNLTLVASMFGASPHDIITANANKFGQNFTAAANLPVFIPVKNLPALSQLYSSPERKRTNHFQIIISIGISLGCTLLISLSLLLVYVYCLRKREACENKCVPSKLISEVSNYVSKPEVYEVSMIMQATMNLHERCRIGKSMYKAKIDGHVLAVKNVKEDITVTEELMILQKVNHANLVKLIGVSSGYDGVNHFLVYEYAENGSLYNWLFSEFFTLSWSQRLSIAIDVAIGLQYMHEHTQPSIVHRKIKSSNILLDSNFKAKISNFSVARTTKNPMITKVDVFAYGVILLELITGKKFLSCIENAEVNILWKDIKGVFDIEEKREERVRKWIDPKLGRIYNVVEAMSLFSLAMNCIKEQVLLRPTMGEVVLSLSLLTQHSPTLLERSTYGLDVEVITGVVNSIIAR, from the coding sequence atggtttcttcctccatTCCAGATCACACACTATTTCTTGCATTCATGTTCTTTTCTGCCACACTTATGCTACTTCAATTGCCACAAACCAATGGAACAAATTTCTCATACCCTTTAAATTCCACTCCTTCCTATGACACATATGTTGCATACTCTGCTCAGTCTCCAAATTTTTTAACCCTCACAAGCATATCTGATATTTTTGACACCAGTCCTCTATCCATTGCAAGAACAAGCAACATAAAAGATGAAAATATGAACCTCATTCCAGGCCAGCTTTTGCTGATACCTATAACTTGTGGTTGCAGTGGAAATGGAAACTACTCTTTTGCCAATATTTCACACTTGATCAAACAAGGTGAAAGTTTCTATTACCTTTCAACCATTTCATATCAGAATCTCACTAATTGGATGACAGTGGAAGATTCAAACCCAAACTTGAATCCATATATGTTGACAGTAGGCACCAAAGTAATCATTCCTATATTCTGTAGCTGCCCTTCAAAAGGGATAGACTTAGAGTACTTGATTACTTATATATGGAAGCCTAATGACAATCTTACCCTTGTAGCTTCCATGTTTGGTGCATCACCACATGACATAATCACTGCAAATGCAAACAAATTTGGTCAAAACTTCACTGCTGCAGCCAACCTTCCAGTTTTTATCCCAGTGAAAAACTTACCAGCTCTTTCTCAATTATATTCTTCACCGGAAAGAAAAAGAACTAATCATTTTCAGATTATCATTTCCATTGGCATTAGTCTAGGATGCACTCTTCTGATATCACTGTCATTATTACTTGTTTATGTATATTGTTTGAGGAAAAGAGAGGCTTGTGAGAATAAGTGTGTGCCCTCTAAGTTAATTTCTGAAGTTTCAAACTATGTAAGTAAGCCAGAAGTGTATGAAGTTAGTATGATTATGCAAGCTACAATGAACCTCCATGAACGGTGTAGGATAGGGAAATCGATGTACAAGGCTAAAATCGATGGTCATGTTTTAGCTGTGAAAAATGTAAAGGAAGATATCACAGTCACAGAAGAGTTGATGATTCTACAGAAAGTAAATCATGCAAATCTTGTGAAACTAATTGGTGTCTCTTCTGGATATGATGGTGTAAATCACTTTCTTGTGTATGAATATGCTGAAAATGGATCTCTTTATAACTGGTTGTTCTCTGAGTTTTTCACTCTTAGTTGGAGTCAAAGGTTAAGCATAGCAATTGATGTTGCAATTGGTCTGCAATACATGCATGAACACACACAACCAAGTATAGTCCATAGGAAAATCAAATCAAGTAACATTCTTCTTGACTCAAACTTTAAGGCCAAGATATCAAATTTTTCTGTTGCAAGAACTACAAAGAATCCTATGataacaaaagttgatgttttTGCTTATGGGGTGATTCTGTTGGAGTTAATAACAGGAAAGAAGTTTTTGTCGTGTATCGAAAATGCTGAGGTGAATATTTTGTGGAAAGATATTAAGGGAGTTTTTGATATAGAAGAAAAGAGAGAGGAAAGAGTTAGAAAATGGATTGATCCTAAGTTGGGGAGGATTTATAATGTTGTTGAAGCTATGAGTTTGTTCTCTTTGGCTATGAATTGCATAAAAGAACAAGTTTTGTTAAGACCAACTATGGGAGAAGTTGTTCTTAGCCTTTCTCTTCTCACTCAACACTCTCCTACTTTGTTAGAGAGATCTACTTATGGATTAGATGTTGAGGTTATTACTGGAGTGGTTAATTCCATCATAGCTCGTTGA
- the LOC123882000 gene encoding probable pectate lyase 4, whose protein sequence is MAFNKLINSIFWCFILLVVMVTFFTTNVSSTKQSKIEGMQMNVIDQCWRLNPEWRKHRQQLAVCSVGFAGKMTNNIGKDLIHYKVTDPSDHPLNPRPGTLRYGASRIQGKVWITFQKDMNIKLEKPLLISSFTTIDGRGVNVHIADNACLMIYKTTNIIIHGIRVHHCRPQAAGMVMGPNGNIMPLGQVDGDAIRLVSASKIWIDHNTLYDCQDGLLDVTRGSTDITISNNWFREQNKVMLLGHDDGFVRDKNMKVTVVYNYFGPNCNQRMPRIRHGYAHVANNLYMGWVQYAIGGSMEPSLKSQSNLFIAPTTGKKEVTWRKSSNRIGDMWEFYSVGDAFENGASFMETKGGQVKKPNYTPEQSFKVADAKFVRSLTRSSGVLQCSKTSIC, encoded by the exons ATGGcttttaataaattaatcaaCTCCATCTTTTGGTGCTTTATTCTACTTGTTGTTATGGTCACATTTTTCACTACAAATGTTAGTTCTACCAAGCAATCTAAGATTGAAGGCATGCAAATGAATGTGATTGATCAATGTTGGAGACTCAATCCTGAATGGAGGAAACATCGACAACAACTTGCTGTTTGCTCGGTAGGCTTTGCAGGAAAAATGACAAACAACATAGGTAAAGACCTAATCCATTATAAAGTTACTGATCCTAGTGACCACCCTTTAAACCCAAGACCTGGAACTTTGAGATATGGAGCTTCTAGAATTCAAGGTAAAGTTTGGATCACATTTCAAAAGGATATGAACATTAAGCTTGAGAAACCCCTTCTCATTAGTAGTTTCACCACCATTGACGGTCGGGGTGTCAATGTCCACATTGCTGATAATGCGTGCTTGATGATATATAAG acaacaaACATAATCATCCACGGGATTAGGGTTCATCATTGTCGACCTCAAGCTGCTGGAATGGTGATGGGTCCCAATGGAAATATAATGCCATTGGGTCAAGTGGATGGAGATGCAATTAGATTGGTTTCAGCGTCAAAGATTTGGATTGATCATAACACACTTTATGATTGCCAAGATGGTCTTCTAGACGTTACACGAGGTTCCACTGATATTACAATCTCCAACAACTGGTTTAGAGAGCAAAATAAGGTTATGCTTCTTGGACACGATGATGGATTTGTGAGAGATAAAAACATGAAAGTCACTGTTGTATACAATTATTTTGGACCTAATTGCAACCAACGCATGCCTAG AATTCGTCATGGATATGCACATGTTGCGAATAATTTGTACATGGGATGGGTGCAATATGCAATAGGTGGAAGTATGGAACCAAGCCTCAAAAGCCAATCAAACCTCTTTATAGCACCAACCACGGGAAAAAAGGAG GTGACATGGAGAAAAAGTAGTAACAGAATTGGAGATATGTGGGAATTTTATTCAGTTGGGGATGCTTTTGAAAATGGAGCATCCTTCATGGAAACAAAAGGCGGACAAGTGAAAAAACCGAATTATACCCCTGAACAAAGTTTTAAAGTTGCTGATGCCAAATTTGTGAGATCATTGACAAGATCATCCGGTGTGTTACAATGCAGTAAAACCTCAATATGTTGA